The Desulfonatronum sp. SC1 genomic interval CCAGGAGTAACGGAAGATTTTCCATTTGATGAGGTTACACTGGTATTTAAAGTTGGTGGCAAGATGTTTCTGCTTACCGGACTGGATGGCGATTTCTCCATTAATGTGAAGTGTGATCCTGAGC includes:
- a CDS encoding MmcQ/YjbR family DNA-binding protein, giving the protein MNIEELRNYCLSLPGVTEDFPFDEVTLVFKVGGKMFLLTGLDGDFSINVKCDPE